In Gemmatimonadota bacterium, one genomic interval encodes:
- a CDS encoding heme A synthase: MNAFQKTALATLAATILLITVGSLVRITGAGLGCPDWPRCWGSWLPPASVEALDMAYVREKGYDPADFNPVKMWTEYANRLVGVVIGILVFVTFLRSFRYRMTQPAVFYCAGLCFVLVGFQGWLGGQVVRSGLQPGIITLHMALAVILLCLLLFVTFQSMEQRLRVELTGRGRSVLLRLGFALLAVTAIQVLIGTQVREGIDPFIKDDGGLPRGEWLARVGLVDHVHRFSSWLVLIAGVLLYRAVRRHGMAGKLHAAARFILAAILLQIALGVVLAYGGLPPGVQVLHLTLATLLVCGECMFLLMVRASRR, encoded by the coding sequence ATGAACGCCTTTCAGAAAACGGCCCTCGCTACCTTGGCGGCTACGATACTCCTGATCACCGTAGGCAGCCTGGTACGGATAACGGGCGCGGGTCTGGGTTGTCCCGACTGGCCCAGGTGCTGGGGTTCCTGGCTGCCGCCGGCGAGCGTGGAAGCACTGGACATGGCCTATGTCCGCGAGAAGGGCTACGATCCTGCGGACTTCAACCCGGTCAAGATGTGGACCGAATACGCCAACCGACTCGTGGGCGTCGTCATCGGGATACTCGTCTTCGTGACCTTCCTGCGTTCGTTTCGATATCGAATGACGCAACCGGCGGTCTTCTATTGTGCGGGCCTGTGTTTCGTGCTGGTCGGCTTCCAGGGCTGGCTGGGCGGGCAGGTGGTCAGGTCCGGCCTTCAGCCCGGGATCATTACGCTCCACATGGCCCTGGCGGTCATCCTGCTGTGCCTGCTGCTCTTCGTGACTTTCCAGTCCATGGAACAGCGCCTGCGCGTCGAACTCACCGGGCGGGGACGGTCCGTCCTATTGCGGCTGGGGTTTGCGCTCCTGGCCGTTACGGCGATCCAGGTCCTCATCGGCACGCAGGTACGGGAGGGCATCGATCCCTTCATCAAGGACGACGGCGGCCTGCCCCGGGGCGAATGGCTGGCCCGGGTGGGCCTCGTCGACCACGTGCACCGGTTTTCTTCCTGGCTGGTCCTGATTGCCGGCGTGCTCCTTTACCGGGCGGTGCGGCGACACGGTATGGCCGGGAAGCTTCACGCAGCCGCCCGGTTCATCCTGGCCGCCATCCTGCTGCAGATCGCGCTGGGGGTCGTCCTGGCTTACGGCGGCCTGCCGCCGGGGGTGCAGGTCCTTCACCTCACGCTGGCCACGCTGCTGGTCTGCGGAGAATGCATGTTTCTGCTCATGGTCAGGGCGTCACGCCGGTAA